A genomic stretch from Pseudomonas sp. MUP55 includes:
- a CDS encoding substrate-binding domain-containing protein, which translates to MKPLFKALTAMVLGALSLSAQAEELKVMTSGGFTAAYKLLGPQYAKHSGDTLDTILGPSMGKAPEAIPNRLARGEHADVVIMVGYALDELIKQGKVDPASRVELADSRIGLVVKEGAVKPSIGTDAELKAVLSKAKSVAYSDSASGVYVEKELFKKLGMPAKGTMIERVPVGEQVAKGDYEVGLQQVAELLPVKGVTFVGKIPEDVQSVTRFAAGIPVNAEHPEEAKALLQFMASPEAQPVVQSTGLDSVSR; encoded by the coding sequence ATGAAGCCGCTGTTCAAAGCCCTCACCGCCATGGTGCTGGGCGCCCTGTCGCTGTCAGCACAGGCTGAAGAACTTAAGGTGATGACCTCCGGTGGCTTCACCGCCGCGTATAAATTGCTCGGCCCGCAATATGCCAAGCATAGCGGTGACACCCTCGACACCATTCTCGGCCCGTCGATGGGCAAGGCGCCGGAAGCGATTCCCAATCGCCTGGCCCGTGGCGAACACGCCGATGTGGTGATCATGGTCGGCTACGCTTTGGATGAGCTGATCAAACAAGGCAAGGTCGACCCCGCCTCCCGCGTGGAACTGGCGGATTCGCGGATTGGCTTGGTGGTGAAGGAAGGTGCGGTCAAACCTTCCATCGGCACCGATGCCGAACTCAAGGCCGTATTGAGCAAGGCCAAGTCGGTGGCGTACTCGGACAGCGCCAGCGGTGTGTATGTGGAGAAAGAGCTGTTCAAAAAGCTCGGCATGCCGGCCAAGGGCACCATGATCGAACGTGTACCGGTGGGCGAGCAGGTGGCAAAGGGTGATTACGAAGTCGGTTTGCAGCAGGTGGCGGAATTGTTGCCGGTCAAGGGCGTGACGTTTGTCGGCAAGATCCCGGAAGATGTGCAGTCCGTTACGCGTTTTGCAGCGGGCATTCCGGTCAATGCCGAACACCCGGAAGAGGCCAAGGCGCTGCTGCAGTTCATGGCATCGCCCGAAGCTCAACCGGTGGTGCAATCCACCGGGCTGGACTCGGTGTCACGCTGA
- a CDS encoding MBL fold metallo-hydrolase, translated as MRFAVLGSGSQGNGTLVAHDDTYVLVDCGFSLRETERRLLRLGVHPAQLSAILVTHEHADHVHGVGLLSRRYNLPVYLSRGTLRGMRKPIEPAGFLAGGEQLQIGALSINVVAVAHDAQEPTQYVFSGGERRLGVLTDLGSYCAKVLDGYRDLDALMIESNHCRDLLARGHYPYFLKQRVGGELGHLNNHQAAYLVYELGWQDLQHLVLAHLSSKNNLPTLARQCFVDTLGCDPDWLQLADQDSGLDWRHIA; from the coding sequence ATGCGTTTTGCTGTTCTCGGTAGCGGTAGCCAAGGGAACGGCACGCTGGTCGCCCACGACGATACGTACGTACTGGTGGATTGTGGTTTCTCGTTAAGAGAAACCGAGCGGCGCCTGCTGCGCCTGGGGGTTCACCCTGCGCAGCTGAGCGCGATTCTGGTGACCCACGAACATGCCGATCACGTGCATGGCGTGGGTTTGCTGTCTCGGCGCTACAATCTTCCGGTGTACTTGAGTCGCGGCACGTTGCGCGGGATGCGCAAACCCATTGAACCCGCAGGTTTCCTGGCCGGTGGCGAGCAACTGCAGATCGGTGCCCTTAGCATCAATGTTGTCGCGGTGGCTCACGACGCTCAGGAACCCACGCAATATGTATTCAGTGGTGGCGAGCGGCGCTTGGGTGTACTCACTGACCTCGGGTCCTACTGTGCCAAAGTGCTGGACGGTTACCGCGACCTCGATGCCTTGATGATCGAGTCCAATCACTGCCGAGACCTGCTGGCTCGCGGTCATTACCCCTACTTTCTCAAGCAGCGGGTGGGTGGCGAGCTGGGACATTTGAACAACCACCAGGCGGCGTACCTGGTGTATGAGTTGGGCTGGCAAGACCTGCAACACCTGGTCCTGGCCCACCTGAGCAGCAAGAACAACCTGCCGACGCTTGCCCGGCAATGTTTTGTCGACACCCTAGGGTGCGACCCGGACTGGCTGCAACTGGCCGATCAAGATTCAGGGCTCGACTGGCGACACATCGCCTAG
- a CDS encoding LysR family transcriptional regulator, giving the protein MIINFDLNDLQAFRAVVDKGSFRGAAEAIRISQPALSRRIEKLESALDVKLFERTTRRVSLTMVGRAFLPQVERMLDDLDIALMGISNVASTRMGNVTIACVPSTAYYFMPHVISEFHKLYPKIRLRVLDASAGEVCNAVESGEADFGVSFSGSLADEVEFELLLQERYVLACRRDHPLATRESVTWTEAYEHDYITVDKTSGNRFLLDQALRGVRVKKPSICETHHVTTMIGLVEAGLGVAMVPSIAMPACEHPILVSVPLVEPHVMRNVGLIKRRGRTLPPAALELERLVREMPFRSA; this is encoded by the coding sequence GTGATCATCAACTTCGACCTCAACGACCTCCAGGCCTTTCGCGCCGTGGTAGACAAGGGCAGTTTTCGCGGCGCCGCCGAAGCGATCCGAATCTCGCAGCCGGCCCTCAGCCGACGTATCGAAAAGCTTGAGTCCGCACTCGATGTAAAACTGTTCGAACGCACCACGCGCAGGGTCAGCCTGACCATGGTCGGGCGGGCGTTCCTGCCTCAGGTCGAACGCATGCTCGACGACCTCGATATCGCCTTGATGGGCATCAGCAACGTCGCGTCCACGCGCATGGGTAACGTCACCATTGCCTGCGTGCCGTCCACCGCGTACTACTTCATGCCCCATGTCATTTCCGAATTCCACAAGCTGTATCCGAAGATTCGTTTGCGGGTACTGGATGCCAGTGCCGGTGAGGTGTGCAATGCGGTAGAAAGTGGCGAAGCGGATTTTGGCGTGAGCTTCAGCGGCAGCCTGGCGGATGAAGTGGAGTTCGAGTTGTTGCTGCAGGAGCGCTATGTGCTGGCCTGTCGTCGTGACCATCCGCTGGCCACGCGGGAGAGCGTGACGTGGACCGAAGCCTACGAGCATGACTACATCACGGTGGACAAAACCTCGGGCAACCGCTTCCTGCTGGACCAGGCCCTGCGCGGTGTGCGCGTGAAAAAACCGAGTATCTGCGAGACCCACCACGTGACCACGATGATCGGTTTGGTGGAGGCGGGGTTGGGCGTGGCGATGGTGCCGTCGATTGCAATGCCGGCGTGCGAACACCCGATTCTGGTGAGTGTGCCGCTGGTGGAGCCGCACGTGATGCGCAACGTGGGCTTGATCAAGCGCCGCGGGCGGACATTGCCGCCCGCGGCGCTGGAGTTGGAACGGTTAGTGCGGGAGATGCCGTTTCGCTCAGCGTGA
- the mntA gene encoding type VII toxin-antitoxin system MntA family adenylyltransferase antitoxin: protein MNFEKVLTHLQANLAGLLAVYVFGSRVTGEANADSDLDVAVLIEGSIDPLQLWRLSGELADIVKAPVDLLDLRAASTVMQYQVITTGRRLWSKDSQAGVFESYILSEKTALDSARAGLLVDIHKDGTVYGR, encoded by the coding sequence ATGAATTTTGAAAAAGTGCTCACGCATTTGCAGGCGAATCTTGCGGGGCTGTTGGCTGTTTACGTCTTTGGCAGCCGAGTCACGGGCGAGGCGAATGCTGACAGCGATCTCGACGTGGCTGTGCTGATTGAAGGGAGCATCGACCCCCTACAATTGTGGCGTTTATCCGGAGAGCTGGCGGATATCGTCAAAGCCCCTGTTGACCTGCTGGACTTGCGTGCGGCTTCGACGGTCATGCAATACCAGGTTATAACCACGGGGCGTCGACTCTGGAGTAAAGACAGCCAGGCCGGTGTATTCGAAAGTTATATTCTCAGCGAGAAGACTGCGCTGGATTCTGCCAGGGCTGGGCTGCTAGTCGACATTCATAAGGACGGGACGGTATATGGTCGATGA
- the hepT gene encoding type VII toxin-antitoxin system HepT family RNase toxin, producing the protein MVDDVLINKAASIERCVARAREEYEKDPASFATDFTRQDAAILNIQRACEAALDMGQHLIRRERLGVPQGARDVFELLAQGGWVNPSLLTNLKNMVGFRNIAVHEYQTLQLPITVAIITKHLGDFLAFSSQVLTRDSGQPGASKAP; encoded by the coding sequence ATGGTCGATGATGTGCTCATTAACAAGGCGGCCAGTATCGAGCGTTGCGTCGCTCGTGCTCGCGAGGAATACGAAAAGGATCCCGCCAGTTTTGCCACCGATTTTACTCGTCAGGATGCGGCCATCCTGAACATTCAGCGCGCCTGTGAAGCCGCTCTGGACATGGGGCAGCATCTTATCCGCCGCGAGCGCCTTGGCGTTCCCCAGGGAGCTCGTGATGTGTTCGAGCTGCTGGCACAGGGCGGATGGGTGAACCCTTCCTTGTTGACCAATCTGAAAAATATGGTCGGTTTCCGCAATATCGCAGTGCATGAGTATCAAACGCTGCAGCTGCCGATCACGGTTGCGATCATTACCAAACACCTGGGCGACTTTCTGGCCTTCAGCTCACAAGTTTTAACCAGGGACTCTGGCCAGCCAGGCGCTTCAAAAGCTCCTTGA
- a CDS encoding MFS transporter, translating to MPSASQAPSGLPEHNQQSVKQQWLAILSVAVGAFALVTSEFLPVGVLNDVASDLGISAGHAGLMVTLPGIMAALAAPFLSVSIGAMDRRYLLIGLTLVMIIANSVVAFASDFSLLLFGRVLLGISIGGFWATAIALSGRLAPKGVGVAKATSIIMMGVTLATVLGVPVGTWLSGLMGWRMTFLVTALVGIPVLLAQVFLLPRLTPEKAIQVRDLPALFINPQARVGLIAVLLIGLAHFAAYTYVAPFFKHSSGFDGPTIGSLLLLYGVAGVMGNIFAGFAANRSVRNTLLLVALMIGTSTALFPYFATGMTGAAMLIALWGFAFGAFPACASIWMFVVAPKDVERGMPLFVALFQVIIALGSFFGGRIVDQMGSSVLLSLATVLVGCGFATVLVLGRKVSNSLVAQPA from the coding sequence ATGCCAAGCGCGAGCCAGGCCCCTAGCGGGCTTCCCGAACATAATCAACAAAGCGTCAAACAGCAGTGGCTGGCGATTCTTTCGGTCGCCGTGGGCGCTTTTGCCCTGGTGACCAGCGAATTTCTCCCGGTGGGCGTGCTCAATGACGTCGCCAGCGACCTGGGTATCAGCGCCGGTCACGCGGGCCTGATGGTGACACTGCCCGGTATCATGGCCGCCCTCGCTGCGCCGTTCCTGTCGGTGAGCATCGGCGCGATGGACCGTCGCTATTTGCTGATCGGTCTGACGCTGGTGATGATCATCGCCAACTCGGTGGTGGCCTTCGCCAGTGATTTCAGCCTGCTGCTGTTCGGCCGCGTCTTGCTCGGCATCAGCATTGGTGGCTTCTGGGCGACGGCCATCGCGCTCAGCGGGCGACTGGCGCCCAAAGGCGTGGGGGTTGCGAAAGCCACTTCGATCATCATGATGGGCGTGACCCTCGCCACCGTATTGGGCGTGCCTGTGGGTACCTGGCTCAGTGGCCTGATGGGCTGGCGCATGACCTTTCTGGTCACCGCGCTGGTGGGTATTCCGGTGCTGCTGGCGCAGGTCTTCCTGCTGCCCCGACTCACCCCGGAAAAAGCCATTCAGGTTCGCGACCTGCCGGCCCTGTTTATCAATCCACAAGCTCGGGTCGGGTTGATCGCCGTCTTGCTGATCGGCCTGGCCCACTTTGCCGCGTACACCTATGTCGCGCCGTTTTTCAAACACAGTTCAGGCTTTGACGGACCAACCATTGGTTCGCTGTTGCTGTTGTATGGCGTGGCGGGCGTGATGGGTAATATCTTCGCCGGCTTCGCCGCCAACCGCAGCGTACGCAATACCCTGCTGCTGGTTGCACTGATGATCGGCACCAGCACTGCGCTGTTCCCCTACTTCGCCACCGGCATGACCGGCGCAGCGATGCTGATCGCCCTCTGGGGCTTCGCCTTCGGCGCTTTCCCCGCCTGCGCCAGCATCTGGATGTTTGTCGTGGCGCCCAAGGATGTAGAACGGGGCATGCCACTGTTTGTGGCGCTGTTTCAGGTGATCATCGCCCTGGGCTCGTTCTTTGGTGGGCGCATTGTCGATCAGATGGGTAGCTCGGTGTTGTTGAGCCTGGCGACGGTGTTGGTGGGATGTGGTTTTGCCACCGTGCTGGTATTGGGCCGCAAGGTCAGTAATAGCCTGGTGGCGCAGCCTGCCTGA
- a CDS encoding type II toxin-antitoxin system RelE/ParE family toxin, whose product MSHSVVFSPEVLAQLDALEDYISDVGSPSVAARFIDNLVGHCESLALFPLRGVRRDDLLTGLRITHYRRHTIIAFRVAPDCETVSIVGVFYGGQDYAALLQGDEN is encoded by the coding sequence GTGAGCCACTCGGTCGTCTTTTCGCCTGAAGTCCTGGCGCAACTCGATGCTCTGGAAGATTACATCAGCGATGTCGGCTCCCCATCCGTAGCCGCGCGTTTCATAGACAACCTCGTCGGCCACTGCGAAAGCCTTGCCCTGTTTCCCTTGCGTGGCGTGCGCCGCGACGACCTGCTGACAGGCCTGCGCATCACTCATTATCGTCGCCACACCATCATCGCCTTCAGGGTGGCGCCTGATTGCGAAACGGTATCAATCGTGGGCGTATTTTACGGGGGGCAGGACTACGCTGCGCTGTTGCAGGGCGATGAAAATTAA
- the bamC gene encoding outer membrane protein assembly factor BamC — MKRLAGLSALALIISSTSGCGWVWGPEGYFRDRGSDYLEAQATKPMQLPPDVSVAKRLDPLLPIPRNVADDTVKGEYVVPRPQPITAVADASDYSLQKSGDNRWIVAQRPPAEVWPVAVQFFQDNGFRLDQQRPQTGEFTTAWQHGSELSANMAQRLQASGVAADNEARVRVRIEPGVQRNTSEVYVVSAERPAGSTANVDFTNRSVNTGVDAALVDEMLASMSRISEKGGSVSLLAARDYDTPSRVSLTEDGSGNVVLNLGEDLDRAWASVGRALEQGPWRVEDINRSLGLYYINVAEKAEKKDDEPGFFGKLFGSQPTKEEVETRAERYQVRLSKVGESVQVTVEKNINTVAPAETARKVLGVIQDNLG; from the coding sequence ATGAAGCGATTGGCCGGACTTTCCGCACTTGCCTTGATTATCTCCAGCACCAGTGGCTGCGGTTGGGTATGGGGCCCGGAGGGCTACTTCCGTGACCGCGGCAGCGATTACCTGGAAGCGCAAGCAACCAAACCCATGCAACTGCCGCCTGACGTGAGCGTCGCCAAGCGCCTCGACCCGTTGCTGCCGATTCCGCGCAATGTCGCCGACGACACCGTCAAGGGTGAGTACGTGGTGCCACGCCCGCAGCCGATCACGGCGGTGGCCGATGCCAGCGACTACAGCCTGCAAAAGAGCGGCGACAATCGCTGGATCGTGGCTCAGCGTCCACCCGCCGAAGTCTGGCCGGTGGCCGTGCAGTTCTTCCAGGACAACGGTTTCCGTCTCGACCAGCAGCGTCCGCAGACCGGTGAGTTCACCACAGCCTGGCAACACGGCAGCGAGCTGTCCGCCAACATGGCCCAGCGTCTGCAGGCCAGTGGTGTAGCCGCCGATAACGAAGCCCGCGTGCGTGTACGCATCGAGCCTGGCGTGCAACGCAATACCAGTGAAGTCTATGTGGTCAGCGCCGAGCGTCCCGCCGGCAGCACCGCCAACGTCGACTTCACCAACCGCTCGGTCAATACCGGCGTCGACGCCGCGCTGGTCGACGAGATGCTGGCCAGCATGAGCCGCATCTCCGAGAAGGGCGGCTCGGTTTCCCTGCTCGCCGCACGTGATTACGACACCCCTAGCCGCGTCAGCCTCACCGAAGACGGCAGCGGCAACGTGGTGCTGAACCTGGGTGAAGACCTGGATCGCGCCTGGGCCAGCGTAGGTCGCGCGTTGGAGCAGGGCCCTTGGCGCGTTGAGGACATCAACCGCAGCCTGGGCCTGTACTACATCAACGTGGCTGAAAAGGCCGAGAAAAAAGACGACGAGCCAGGTTTCTTCGGCAAATTGTTCGGCAGCCAGCCGACCAAGGAAGAAGTTGAGACCCGCGCCGAGCGTTACCAGGTTCGTTTGAGCAAGGTCGGCGAGAGCGTGCAAGTCACCGTCGAGAAGAACATCAACACCGTCGCGCCAGCTGAAACAGCGCGCAAAGTGTTGGGCGTGATTCAGGACAACCTGGGCTGA
- a CDS encoding type II toxin-antitoxin system ParD family antitoxin, producing MRSTQQISITLPLEMAALVKAKVACGEYATESEVIRDGLRALLARDRAMENWLKDEVIPAATALEAEPELGLSAEQVRAHMTVKRQRRGTGQA from the coding sequence ATGCGTTCAACCCAGCAAATTAGCATCACGCTTCCCCTCGAAATGGCTGCTCTGGTCAAAGCCAAGGTGGCTTGCGGCGAATATGCCACTGAAAGCGAAGTGATTCGCGACGGCCTGCGGGCGCTGCTGGCGCGTGACCGTGCCATGGAAAACTGGCTTAAGGATGAAGTCATTCCCGCAGCGACCGCCCTCGAGGCTGAGCCTGAGCTCGGGTTGTCCGCTGAGCAGGTGCGCGCACATATGACAGTCAAGCGCCAGCGCAGAGGCACAGGGCAAGCGTGA
- the purC gene encoding phosphoribosylaminoimidazolesuccinocarboxamide synthase codes for MEKREELYRGKAKSVYKTDDANRLILLFRNDTSAFDGKRIEQLDRKGMVNNKFNAFIMQKLEEAGIPTQFDKLLGDNECLVKKLDMIPVECVVRNYAAGSLVKRLGVEEGLKLNPYTFELFLKDDAKGDPFINESHVVAFGWGTAEQLARMKELSLKVNDVLSKLFDDAGLLLVDFKLEFGVFHDGSIVLGDEFSPDGCRLWDKDTKKKMDKDRFRQGLGDVIEAYEEVANRLGVPL; via the coding sequence ATGGAAAAACGTGAAGAACTCTACCGCGGCAAAGCCAAGTCGGTGTACAAGACCGACGACGCCAACCGCCTGATCCTGCTGTTTCGCAACGACACCTCGGCGTTCGACGGCAAGCGCATCGAACAACTTGATCGCAAGGGCATGGTGAACAACAAGTTCAACGCCTTCATCATGCAGAAGCTCGAAGAGGCCGGTATTCCGACTCAATTCGACAAACTGCTGGGCGACAACGAGTGCCTGGTCAAGAAGCTCGACATGATCCCGGTCGAATGCGTCGTGCGTAACTACGCTGCCGGCAGCCTGGTCAAGCGCCTGGGCGTGGAGGAGGGCCTCAAGCTCAATCCTTACACGTTCGAACTGTTTCTGAAGGACGACGCCAAGGGCGACCCGTTCATCAACGAATCCCACGTCGTGGCCTTCGGCTGGGGCACCGCTGAACAGCTGGCGCGCATGAAAGAGTTGTCCCTCAAGGTCAACGACGTGCTGAGCAAGCTGTTCGACGATGCCGGCCTTCTGCTGGTGGACTTCAAGCTCGAATTCGGCGTTTTCCACGACGGCTCCATCGTCCTGGGCGACGAGTTCAGCCCAGACGGCTGCCGCCTGTGGGACAAGGACACCAAGAAGAAGATGGACAAGGACCGCTTCCGCCAGGGCCTCGGTGATGTCATCGAAGCCTACGAAGAAGTCGCCAATCGTCTCGGCGTACCGCTGTAA
- a CDS encoding MFS transporter, protein MTSPSRPAAAPSKVGAVLRVTSGNFLEQFDFFLFGFYATYIAAAFFPAANEFASLMMTFAVFGAGFLMRPLGAIILGAYIDDVGRRKGLIVTLSIMASGTLLIVLVPGYHTIGLWAPLLVLLGRLLQGFSAGAELGGVSVYLSEMATPGRKGFYTSWQSGSQQISIVVAAALGYGLNVWMEPAVVADWGWRIPFAVGCVIIPFIFVLRRNLQETEEFAKRKHRPTMREVMATLVKNWTVVIGGMLMVAMTTTAFYLITVYAPTFGKTVLQLSTSDALLVTLLVAVSNFVWLPIGGTLSDRFGRKPVLIAMTVLTVLTAYPALSYVVNAPSFAHMLETLLWFSFLYGMYNGAMIPALTEIMPVEVRVAGFSLAYSLATAVFGGFTPAISTWFIHITEDKASPAYWMMFAALCALCSTLALYRRANTRGQVMQGAAQ, encoded by the coding sequence ATGACTAGCCCTTCCCGGCCTGCGGCTGCCCCCTCGAAAGTAGGCGCCGTATTGCGCGTCACTTCGGGCAACTTCCTCGAACAATTCGATTTCTTTCTGTTCGGGTTCTACGCCACCTACATCGCTGCTGCCTTCTTCCCCGCCGCCAACGAATTTGCATCCTTGATGATGACCTTTGCCGTGTTCGGTGCAGGCTTTCTGATGCGTCCGTTGGGCGCGATCATTCTGGGTGCCTATATCGATGACGTGGGACGGCGCAAAGGCCTGATCGTCACCCTCTCGATCATGGCCAGCGGCACGCTGTTGATCGTGCTGGTGCCCGGTTACCACACCATTGGCCTATGGGCGCCGTTGCTGGTGCTGCTGGGTCGTCTGTTGCAGGGCTTCTCGGCCGGTGCGGAACTGGGCGGTGTGTCGGTGTACCTGTCCGAGATGGCCACGCCTGGTCGCAAGGGCTTCTACACCAGTTGGCAGTCGGGCAGTCAGCAGATCTCCATCGTGGTCGCCGCCGCACTGGGCTATGGCTTGAATGTCTGGATGGAACCAGCCGTGGTGGCCGACTGGGGCTGGCGCATCCCGTTCGCCGTCGGTTGCGTGATCATCCCGTTTATCTTCGTGCTGCGACGTAACCTGCAGGAAACCGAAGAGTTCGCCAAACGCAAACATCGCCCGACCATGCGTGAAGTCATGGCCACCCTGGTGAAAAATTGGACCGTGGTGATTGGCGGCATGCTGATGGTGGCGATGACCACCACTGCGTTCTATCTGATCACGGTGTACGCCCCCACCTTCGGCAAGACCGTGCTGCAACTGAGTACCTCCGATGCGCTGCTGGTGACCTTGCTGGTGGCGGTGTCCAACTTCGTCTGGCTACCGATCGGCGGCACCCTGAGCGACCGCTTTGGCCGCAAGCCGGTACTGATCGCCATGACCGTGTTGACCGTTCTCACGGCTTATCCAGCGTTGTCCTACGTGGTCAACGCGCCAAGCTTTGCACACATGCTGGAAACCCTGCTGTGGTTCTCCTTCCTCTACGGCATGTACAACGGCGCAATGATCCCGGCACTGACTGAAATCATGCCGGTAGAAGTGCGCGTTGCCGGCTTTTCCCTGGCCTACAGCCTGGCCACCGCGGTTTTCGGTGGCTTCACGCCTGCAATCTCCACGTGGTTCATTCACATCACCGAAGACAAGGCGTCGCCAGCCTACTGGATGATGTTCGCTGCGCTGTGCGCGCTGTGTTCCACCCTGGCGCTGTATCGCCGTGCCAATACCCGAGGCCAGGTCATGCAGGGTGCTGCGCAATGA